In a genomic window of Chryseobacterium sp. G0162:
- a CDS encoding MFS transporter — translation MLREASEKRIRLITIMAFVSIPLSGFVTDIYLPSFPSMAKEMMVSEKDIQITLTSYLLSYGISQLFVGAILDSIGRYRPKLLALLVLILSSIFITMTNSILLICLLRILQGIAVSVLVVATRAIFVDIYDAERVKHYLSYFTIAWSCGPILAPFLGGYLEKLFNWHANFYFLAFYAGFLFLFEWFFSGESLPQKKKLDLSENISLYSMMLKNKIFMLGIIILGLSYSIVMLFNITGPFIIENTFHFTPVVIGYCTLILGFSWMIGGFIGKRRLGLDFKSRILLPIILQLILIVGLITTSYFAESLYIMIPFAFFIHICSGVLFTSFFTTSMLYFPKNAGTAGGLMGGLVYVITSVTSFIISVSGTVTEQKDLSWRYLIIAIFLLGIILIMNQAVKKEKAEN, via the coding sequence ATGTTGAGAGAAGCATCTGAGAAACGCATCAGATTAATAACCATTATGGCCTTTGTGTCTATCCCGCTTTCGGGGTTTGTTACTGATATTTACCTGCCATCCTTCCCTTCTATGGCCAAGGAAATGATGGTTTCAGAAAAAGATATACAGATCACTTTAACTTCTTATCTGCTGAGTTACGGAATTTCTCAATTATTTGTAGGGGCAATTCTGGACAGCATCGGTCGTTATCGTCCTAAATTACTTGCTTTATTAGTTTTAATCCTGAGCAGTATTTTCATTACCATGACCAACAGCATTTTATTAATATGCTTACTCCGTATTCTTCAAGGGATTGCTGTTTCCGTACTTGTTGTAGCTACACGTGCTATTTTTGTAGATATTTATGATGCTGAACGGGTAAAACATTATCTGAGTTACTTTACGATTGCCTGGTCTTGTGGTCCTATCCTGGCTCCTTTCCTTGGCGGTTATCTTGAAAAGCTTTTCAACTGGCATGCTAACTTTTATTTCCTTGCTTTTTATGCAGGATTTTTATTTCTGTTCGAATGGTTCTTCAGCGGTGAAAGTCTTCCGCAAAAAAAGAAACTGGATCTTTCAGAGAATATTAGCCTGTATTCCATGATGCTTAAAAACAAAATCTTCATGCTCGGAATCATTATACTGGGATTAAGCTATTCTATTGTGATGCTCTTCAATATTACCGGCCCTTTCATTATTGAAAATACATTCCACTTTACCCCTGTAGTGATTGGATATTGTACCCTGATTTTAGGATTTTCATGGATGATAGGAGGCTTTATAGGAAAACGCAGACTTGGTTTGGATTTTAAATCGAGAATTTTATTGCCTATTATCCTTCAACTGATATTAATTGTAGGATTAATAACCACCAGCTACTTTGCAGAGAGTCTTTATATAATGATTCCTTTTGCCTTTTTTATTCATATCTGTTCGGGCGTTTTATTTACTTCGTTTTTTACAACGAGTATGCTGTATTTTCCTAAAAACGCAGGAACAGCCGGCGGATTGATGGGCGGACTGGTTTATGTTATCACTTCAGTCACCAGCTTTATTATTTCCGTAAGTGGAACAGTAACGGAACAAAAGGATCTTTCCTGGCGATACCTTATCATTGCTATTTTTCTATTGGGAATCATTCTTATTATGAATCAGGCCGTAAAAAAAGAAAAAGCAGAGAATTGA
- a CDS encoding helix-turn-helix domain-containing protein: protein MSDQLETIKDYYKRTRRNILEISDADLETGKTHFNIIPRKYCSFKSPYNRRDYYKICFIIGKGTAHYGTHTLYVDRPALFFPSPNIPYTWECEDDFQEGFSCLFNQEFFNVNSEFNLFKKTSLFKEWSKPFIFLNEEQIQLATLYFEQMYKLNHSTYPFRCSGIKSNLASVLHLALENRVEDVSLNELPANVRLYRLFDELLNKQFPLDSPAYPLALKTASDFADHLNVHVNHLNSSVKSVTSLTTTQIIKEKIFEESKNLLKYTNWDIAQVGYTLGFEQPSHFNNFFKKHAETSPLKFKNSF, encoded by the coding sequence ATGAGCGATCAACTGGAAACCATAAAAGACTATTACAAACGTACCCGCAGAAATATTCTCGAAATATCTGATGCAGATCTTGAGACCGGAAAAACCCATTTCAACATCATTCCGAGAAAATATTGCAGTTTTAAAAGCCCTTATAACCGGCGTGATTATTACAAAATATGCTTTATCATAGGAAAAGGAACAGCCCATTACGGAACTCATACTCTCTATGTTGACCGCCCGGCACTCTTCTTCCCATCTCCCAATATTCCTTACACCTGGGAATGTGAAGATGATTTTCAGGAAGGGTTTTCCTGTTTGTTCAATCAGGAATTTTTTAATGTAAATTCAGAATTTAACTTGTTTAAAAAGACTTCGTTATTTAAGGAATGGAGCAAACCGTTTATATTTTTAAATGAGGAACAGATTCAGTTGGCTACTCTATATTTTGAGCAGATGTACAAACTAAACCATTCTACCTATCCTTTTCGCTGCAGTGGTATTAAAAGCAATCTTGCCTCTGTTTTACACCTTGCCCTGGAAAACCGTGTGGAGGATGTAAGTCTTAATGAGCTTCCTGCCAATGTCCGACTGTACAGATTGTTTGATGAACTCCTGAACAAACAGTTTCCTCTGGATTCACCAGCTTATCCTCTAGCTTTAAAAACTGCTTCTGATTTTGCAGATCATCTGAATGTACATGTCAACCATTTGAATTCATCTGTAAAATCGGTTACAAGCCTCACGACCACTCAAATTATTAAAGAAAAAATATTTGAGGAATCTAAAAATCTTCTGAAATACACAAATTGGGACATTGCCCAGGTTGGCTACACTCTTGGTTTTGAACAGCCTTCCCATTTTAATAATTTCTTTAAAAAGCATGCCGAGACTTCGCCATTAAAATTTAAGAACTCTTTTTAA
- a CDS encoding PLP-dependent aminotransferase family protein, translating into MKTYKYEAFTRIIEEQIRHGILQSGDKLPSIREIKERYHQSISSVQSGFEYLMIKGLIESRPRSGYFVAEKRDENIPEARMKLSPVIRDEEFMKNILLTSKRISESSSFNTAIPDDLLIPQKLILRTMQEVIREKGASLLRYYPSNGLEGLRKQIAKQMAIYGCSFNSDELIITDGALQALTIALSSVTKAGDVVAVDSPCVFSILEVIANLDLKVIEIPVHYRSGFDTEYFRKVCAENEIRALIVTPNFHNPTGIRMSDETKKDLLEIAEDYQVCIIENDMYSDLYFEEKRPSSIKSFDEKGRVMTYSSFSKTLAPGIRLGWLCAGQFYARAERAKFALGRSVSPIYQELMLRLLQENSYERHLRSFRKKLNQQAIQLLEVLRKSFPEGAYFHRPQGGYSIWAQMPENMDMKKFYKYCESKNILFTPGSIFSLSDRYDHHFRVVFAERITPESLHLLNRTGMKACEFILSGN; encoded by the coding sequence ATGAAAACCTATAAATACGAAGCTTTTACAAGAATTATTGAAGAACAGATCCGTCATGGAATTTTACAGAGTGGTGATAAGCTGCCATCTATCCGTGAAATAAAAGAAAGATACCATCAGAGTATAAGCTCAGTGCAAAGCGGTTTCGAATATTTAATGATTAAAGGTTTGATTGAAAGCCGCCCACGCTCAGGCTATTTTGTAGCTGAGAAAAGAGATGAGAATATTCCTGAGGCCAGAATGAAGCTTTCTCCTGTTATTCGTGATGAGGAATTTATGAAGAATATACTGCTGACTTCCAAAAGAATTTCAGAATCGAGTTCTTTCAATACAGCAATACCTGATGATCTTTTGATTCCACAAAAACTGATTCTAAGAACCATGCAGGAAGTGATCCGGGAAAAAGGAGCTTCTCTGCTGAGATATTACCCTTCTAATGGGCTTGAAGGACTGAGAAAACAGATCGCTAAGCAAATGGCAATATATGGCTGCAGTTTCAATTCTGATGAACTGATTATTACAGACGGTGCTTTGCAGGCGCTCACAATTGCATTAAGTTCTGTAACCAAGGCAGGTGATGTTGTTGCAGTAGATAGTCCGTGTGTATTTTCCATTTTGGAGGTTATTGCCAATCTGGATTTGAAGGTTATTGAGATCCCTGTTCATTACCGAAGTGGCTTTGATACAGAATATTTCAGGAAAGTTTGTGCCGAAAATGAAATTCGGGCTCTTATCGTTACCCCGAATTTTCATAATCCAACCGGAATCAGGATGAGTGATGAAACCAAAAAGGATTTATTGGAAATCGCAGAAGATTATCAGGTGTGTATTATCGAAAACGATATGTATTCTGACCTTTATTTTGAGGAAAAGAGACCATCCAGTATTAAAAGTTTTGATGAAAAAGGAAGGGTAATGACCTATTCTTCATTTTCAAAGACATTGGCTCCCGGGATTCGGTTAGGCTGGCTGTGTGCCGGGCAATTTTATGCAAGAGCAGAAAGAGCAAAATTTGCCCTGGGTCGGTCAGTATCTCCTATTTATCAGGAGTTGATGCTGAGGCTTTTACAGGAGAATAGCTATGAAAGACATTTGCGATCATTTCGTAAAAAGCTCAATCAACAGGCTATTCAGTTACTTGAAGTCCTGAGAAAATCATTTCCGGAAGGAGCCTATTTCCATAGACCTCAAGGTGGGTACAGTATTTGGGCACAAATGCCGGAAAACATGGATATGAAGAAATTTTATAAGTATTGTGAATCAAAGAATATTTTATTTACACCTGGAAGCATATTTTCCCTTAGCGATAGATACGATCATCACTTCAGAGTGGTTTTTGCAGAAAGAATAACTCCTGAAAGTCTTCATCTATTAAATAGAACGGGAATGAAAGCTTGTGAATTTATTCTAAGTGGAAACTAA
- a CDS encoding M1 family aminopeptidase has translation MFRKIFFLTLILPLFAFSQNKISYKVYYDGNLAKNGLKVRVDYKLKKASDTLSFYYANESWGEKDLFKNLAIVKEENPDITFEITPESNKIKIQKKKGTEFSLIYHIKQDFTDPNYKIFNRPRINNTFFHVLGKNLFMVPFSFTKTPDEVEFEFSVEWINFPEKFKLHNNFASQIHKQKIKTTLWDGFYNSLFIGGDYRFYNFKVHDKPIYFALRGEWNNGFTDDFLFSNLKKAVQSQRDFWQDYDQDYFTITMTPTVSQKDSLYKGYSTTGSAIKNAFMIQGTNNPFNNKNSYLYLFHHELMHEWIGNKIQNKHEELNYWFSEGFTDYYTYKNRLRIKDISMEEWQKLFNTEIIKSHWKNPEKNIPNYKIKDDFWKSRNIEKVPYRRGAIFAFWLDNQIMLKTNYQKSLDDLMRELLKTCTEKSVKFTDEFFLDLVQKYLEQDISYFFQKHMIGGEDIDLKKEKWIDGFSFPTTDTIPQLEVDKNKNIKYLTK, from the coding sequence ATGTTCAGAAAAATATTTTTCCTAACGCTTATATTGCCATTATTTGCCTTTTCACAAAACAAGATTAGCTATAAAGTTTATTATGATGGAAACCTTGCAAAGAATGGTTTAAAAGTACGGGTAGATTATAAGTTGAAAAAAGCGTCTGATACTTTATCCTTTTATTATGCTAATGAAAGCTGGGGCGAGAAAGACCTTTTTAAAAACCTGGCAATAGTAAAGGAAGAAAACCCTGATATTACCTTTGAAATTACCCCTGAAAGCAATAAGATTAAGATCCAAAAGAAAAAAGGAACTGAATTTTCCCTAATTTATCACATCAAGCAAGATTTTACAGATCCTAATTATAAGATATTCAACCGCCCAAGAATCAATAACACGTTCTTTCATGTTTTAGGAAAGAATCTTTTCATGGTTCCATTCTCTTTCACGAAAACGCCTGATGAGGTAGAATTTGAATTCTCTGTTGAATGGATCAATTTTCCGGAAAAGTTTAAACTTCATAATAATTTTGCCTCTCAAATTCACAAACAGAAAATCAAAACAACTCTTTGGGACGGCTTTTATAACTCTCTTTTTATAGGTGGTGATTACAGGTTTTACAATTTTAAAGTACATGATAAACCTATTTATTTTGCCTTGAGGGGCGAATGGAACAACGGTTTTACAGATGATTTTTTATTTTCCAATCTTAAGAAAGCCGTACAATCTCAAAGGGATTTCTGGCAAGACTACGATCAGGATTACTTTACCATTACCATGACACCCACTGTTTCCCAAAAAGACAGCCTGTATAAAGGATACAGTACTACAGGTTCTGCTATTAAAAATGCATTTATGATCCAGGGAACCAATAATCCTTTCAATAACAAGAATTCATACCTGTACCTTTTTCATCATGAATTAATGCATGAATGGATTGGAAATAAAATTCAAAATAAGCACGAAGAGCTCAATTATTGGTTCAGTGAAGGTTTTACTGATTATTACACCTACAAAAACAGATTGAGAATAAAAGATATCTCAATGGAGGAATGGCAAAAGCTTTTTAACACCGAAATCATTAAAAGCCATTGGAAGAATCCTGAAAAAAACATTCCTAATTACAAAATAAAAGATGACTTCTGGAAAAGTAGAAATATAGAAAAGGTTCCCTATAGACGAGGGGCTATTTTTGCCTTCTGGCTGGATAATCAAATTATGTTGAAAACCAATTACCAAAAATCTCTAGACGACCTGATGCGGGAGCTTCTGAAAACCTGTACTGAGAAGAGTGTAAAGTTTACGGATGAGTTTTTCCTTGACCTTGTTCAGAAATATCTGGAGCAGGATATCTCTTATTTCTTTCAGAAACATATGATAGGCGGTGAAGATATTGATCTTAAGAAAGAAAAATGGATCGATGGCTTTTCTTTTCCTACAACGGATACAATTCCTCAATTAGAAGTTGATAAGAACAAGAATATCAAATATCTGACTAAATAA
- a CDS encoding histone H1, whose translation MKELIEKINAEFEAFTTEANQQAEKGNKAAGTRARKSALELSKLFKDFRKVSVEESKK comes from the coding sequence ATGAAAGAACTAATTGAAAAAATCAACGCAGAATTTGAAGCGTTCACAACTGAGGCAAACCAACAAGCGGAAAAAGGAAACAAAGCAGCTGGTACAAGAGCTCGTAAATCAGCTTTAGAACTAAGCAAATTGTTCAAGGATTTCAGAAAAGTTTCTGTAGAAGAATCTAAGAAGTAA
- a CDS encoding M28 family peptidase has protein sequence MRINRFFAVPAVMLAAQFSWAQVKVDPKENLNPIIKSIVDEVNNNSQLEGMAYELLDGIGPRLVGTPEMLAANEWSAEKLRSWGIDANLQQFGTWKGWQRGTTHVDMVFPRTKSLTATQLAWSPATKKAVEAEVIILPRVSSKAEFDKWLPAVKGKIVLMAQYQKIGRSDEQIKEFATPELYEKLKAEKDQATKDFAAYVKNIGYDNNTLPQALENAGAVGIAISNWTGIMGANRIFGAKTSKIPMIDIDVEDYGMLYRMAEKGAQPKIKIDAQSKVLPDAKSFNTIGMIKGKEKPDEYVILSAHLDSWDGAQGATDNGTGTLTMLETMRILKKYYPNNKRTIVIGLWGSEEQGLNGSRGFVVDNPQIIKGTQAAFNQDNGTGRVINISGQGFVKAYDYIGKWLDGVPKAVRTHIKTDFPGMPGGGGSDHASFVAAGVPGFSLSSLNWGYFGYTWHTTKDTYDKIVFDEVKNNVILTAALAYMASEDPEFTNREKRVMPKDDKGNLVQWPEVKEPKRSSKDYK, from the coding sequence ATGAGGATAAATAGATTTTTTGCAGTACCGGCTGTCATGTTGGCTGCCCAATTTTCATGGGCTCAGGTAAAGGTAGACCCAAAAGAAAACCTTAACCCAATCATAAAAAGCATTGTAGATGAAGTGAATAACAATTCCCAGCTTGAAGGGATGGCGTATGAGCTTCTGGATGGGATAGGACCACGTCTTGTGGGAACTCCGGAAATGCTTGCTGCGAATGAGTGGAGTGCTGAAAAGCTACGCTCATGGGGAATTGATGCCAACCTTCAGCAGTTTGGAACCTGGAAAGGATGGCAGAGAGGAACTACCCATGTTGATATGGTGTTTCCAAGGACTAAATCTTTGACAGCTACTCAGCTGGCGTGGAGTCCTGCTACTAAAAAAGCAGTTGAAGCGGAGGTAATTATTCTTCCAAGAGTGTCTTCTAAGGCAGAATTTGATAAATGGCTTCCCGCTGTAAAAGGAAAGATTGTGCTGATGGCCCAATATCAGAAGATAGGACGTTCTGATGAGCAGATCAAGGAGTTTGCAACCCCTGAACTTTATGAAAAACTTAAGGCAGAAAAAGATCAGGCAACCAAGGACTTTGCAGCTTATGTAAAGAACATTGGATATGATAATAATACTCTTCCTCAAGCATTAGAAAATGCAGGTGCGGTTGGAATTGCCATTTCAAACTGGACCGGGATTATGGGTGCAAACAGGATCTTCGGAGCCAAAACATCCAAAATTCCAATGATTGATATTGATGTGGAAGATTATGGGATGCTTTACAGAATGGCAGAGAAAGGAGCTCAGCCTAAAATTAAAATCGATGCTCAGTCGAAAGTCCTTCCCGATGCGAAAAGCTTTAATACCATCGGTATGATTAAAGGGAAAGAAAAACCGGATGAGTATGTCATTCTATCTGCTCACCTTGATTCTTGGGATGGAGCTCAGGGAGCCACAGACAACGGAACAGGTACATTGACGATGCTTGAAACCATGAGAATTCTTAAAAAATACTATCCTAATAACAAAAGGACAATTGTGATCGGACTTTGGGGAAGTGAAGAACAAGGATTGAATGGTTCAAGAGGCTTTGTAGTAGATAATCCTCAGATTATAAAAGGAACACAGGCAGCATTTAATCAGGATAATGGTACCGGACGTGTCATCAATATCAGTGGCCAGGGATTTGTGAAAGCTTATGATTATATCGGAAAGTGGCTTGATGGAGTTCCAAAAGCAGTAAGAACCCACATTAAGACTGATTTTCCCGGAATGCCTGGTGGTGGCGGATCAGACCATGCTTCATTCGTAGCAGCTGGAGTACCCGGATTTTCGCTAAGTTCCTTGAATTGGGGCTATTTTGGATATACATGGCATACGACAAAAGATACCTATGACAAAATCGTTTTTGATGAGGTGAAAAATAATGTGATCTTAACAGCAGCATTAGCTTATATGGCGTCTGAAGATCCTGAATTCACCAATAGAGAAAAAAGAGTAATGCCTAAAGATGATAAAGGAAACCTGGTACAATGGCCGGAAGTAAAAGAACCTAAAAGAAGCTCTAAAGATTATAAATAA
- a CDS encoding DUF4280 domain-containing protein, translating into MSENLSTHNGKHFVIQKGKASCNQGDVFPQFKVNSHQKHYWNQQDITADYLAVTEEDIHFNPAGSSFGKCRLKPTSGGYLPCAYVPAGKWQKTYEKVKIMGKSCLSEISELMCSTGGMITVKEHGQTSTMNRQGITLADPQSYHLINPFMDLKESQAELEEPDPIYE; encoded by the coding sequence ATGTCAGAAAATTTATCAACACACAACGGAAAGCATTTTGTCATCCAAAAAGGCAAAGCCAGCTGCAATCAGGGAGATGTGTTCCCTCAGTTTAAGGTAAATTCCCATCAAAAGCATTACTGGAACCAACAAGACATTACAGCAGATTATCTTGCGGTAACAGAAGAAGATATACACTTCAATCCTGCCGGGTCAAGTTTCGGAAAATGCAGATTAAAACCCACATCTGGCGGATATTTACCCTGTGCGTATGTCCCTGCCGGAAAATGGCAAAAGACTTATGAAAAGGTAAAGATTATGGGGAAAAGCTGCCTTTCTGAAATCTCCGAACTGATGTGCAGTACTGGAGGAATGATTACTGTGAAGGAACATGGCCAGACTTCTACTATGAACAGGCAAGGTATAACCCTGGCTGATCCCCAAAGTTACCATCTTATTAATCCGTTTATGGATTTAAAAGAATCTCAGGCAGAACTGGAAGAACCCGATCCGATTTATGAATAA
- a CDS encoding M23 family metallopeptidase, giving the protein MAKLTITGNTQPIVGNTEAYSLSVFDNLMSSNSFSFPPSKVQWNIHVKDQKGWRITHGNAKDGEHITYKFTHKSLKYKALKIEVTRGKDKGELYIKPQPAEEPKILRVDLLDINSQRLQKGKLLHYTDTLIAKAHCVGMFGHKVSFTLWEDDAIGEGHDPVINMMNRINPVPLVGEVDHEGIAKVIFRLPSYTMAVQIANAQVARGDQNEGKTHEYYVTAEMASKHILKASPNVNVANPTHVPEPPKKQKPKETLPAHRKPPVAPEKKDTKPAKPKPKEDTPKFPQTPAARKQADPEGKIISVEFTDATGKPLKNAKTGDVVSIKISTRNMSGKNVKVRIWEEDFSRYSNDLVYEVSAKLAYNTTNFINGVILTKDMYTKSYEWGEGNEREYFIEVEHLNTSVTSQVIPVSPDAEPVKVEANDSPSIIKEPKQEKKGSCICQEQYKDLVWGEKVSCEFRKKVVQICAELWGENRKMEMANGLMAVMKVETNGTFKAQQLEGWRSVKDPKEMTIKDFWKEGERKSSRAVGLIQFTQDALQNNLKEYKSNLKLSVEERFDELNKLKLQYAQMGEIKQLDKIKKYFESQKNSIKSPEDIYLSVFAPIGVGKSNDYILYQKYDNPQNNQEKTSNQNYQANKSVDQENNYDHKIQRNEILGRYKISFTQGSGNKPKTFACENAQTTPQNPTPKGNKWHDPVDNPMLCLYTQNGNYRPRYNVFGTVRKERSNHNHQGIDILALPSSNVYACVDAYVEFISVQPGYGNVICLKVKEPKEFLQRKREINLQYSNMGEIEIGPGFSFDGDFYLFYAHLQEIDKSLKVKQEVTCGKIIGKNGTSGYGQTKDPHLHFEIKSSTSGGGLSNRCHPGIFVYYKDENTMSETEKNYQKEVAQKFWD; this is encoded by the coding sequence ATGGCAAAATTGACTATTACAGGCAATACCCAACCTATTGTTGGAAATACGGAGGCATATTCACTTTCAGTCTTTGATAATCTGATGTCTTCCAATTCTTTTTCTTTTCCACCCTCCAAAGTACAGTGGAATATTCATGTAAAGGATCAGAAAGGATGGCGGATCACTCATGGGAATGCCAAAGATGGAGAACATATAACCTATAAATTCACCCATAAAAGCTTAAAATACAAAGCTTTAAAAATTGAAGTGACAAGAGGGAAGGACAAAGGTGAATTGTATATAAAACCACAGCCGGCTGAAGAACCCAAAATACTCCGTGTAGATCTATTAGATATTAATTCTCAGCGGCTGCAAAAAGGAAAACTACTTCATTATACAGATACTTTAATTGCTAAGGCCCATTGTGTGGGAATGTTCGGACATAAAGTATCTTTTACTTTATGGGAAGACGATGCAATAGGTGAGGGGCATGATCCGGTTATTAATATGATGAACAGGATCAATCCAGTGCCTCTTGTTGGGGAAGTGGATCATGAAGGGATTGCTAAAGTCATTTTCAGGTTACCCAGCTATACCATGGCTGTACAGATCGCTAATGCCCAGGTGGCCAGGGGAGATCAGAATGAAGGGAAAACCCATGAGTATTATGTGACGGCAGAAATGGCTTCTAAACATATTCTGAAGGCCAGTCCCAATGTAAATGTGGCTAATCCTACTCATGTTCCTGAACCTCCTAAAAAGCAAAAGCCCAAAGAAACACTTCCCGCTCACAGAAAACCTCCTGTGGCTCCTGAAAAGAAAGACACAAAGCCTGCTAAACCCAAACCTAAAGAGGATACTCCAAAGTTTCCACAAACTCCGGCGGCCAGGAAACAGGCCGATCCTGAAGGAAAGATCATAAGTGTGGAATTTACAGATGCTACAGGAAAGCCTTTGAAAAATGCTAAAACTGGCGATGTTGTATCTATTAAGATCAGCACCCGGAATATGAGCGGGAAAAATGTAAAGGTAAGGATCTGGGAAGAAGATTTCTCACGCTATAGCAATGATCTGGTATATGAAGTATCCGCAAAGCTGGCTTACAATACGACAAACTTTATCAATGGGGTTATCTTAACAAAAGATATGTATACCAAAAGCTACGAATGGGGTGAAGGGAACGAACGGGAATATTTTATAGAGGTTGAGCACTTGAATACCTCTGTAACCTCTCAGGTGATTCCGGTAAGCCCGGATGCTGAACCGGTGAAAGTGGAGGCTAATGATTCTCCCTCGATTATTAAGGAACCGAAACAGGAGAAGAAAGGAAGCTGTATCTGTCAGGAACAATATAAAGACTTAGTTTGGGGAGAAAAAGTAAGTTGTGAGTTTAGGAAGAAGGTTGTCCAAATTTGTGCGGAATTATGGGGAGAAAATAGAAAAATGGAAATGGCTAATGGTCTAATGGCGGTAATGAAGGTTGAGACTAATGGAACATTTAAAGCACAACAATTAGAGGGTTGGAGATCAGTCAAAGATCCAAAAGAAATGACCATAAAAGACTTTTGGAAAGAAGGTGAAAGGAAATCATCTCGTGCCGTAGGCTTAATTCAATTTACTCAAGATGCATTACAAAATAATCTTAAAGAGTATAAAAGTAATCTTAAATTATCTGTGGAAGAACGTTTTGATGAGCTAAATAAATTGAAGTTACAATATGCACAAATGGGAGAGATAAAACAGCTTGATAAAATCAAAAAATATTTTGAAAGCCAAAAAAACAGTATCAAATCACCAGAGGATATTTACCTATCCGTTTTTGCGCCCATAGGAGTGGGAAAAAGTAATGATTATATATTATATCAAAAATATGATAATCCTCAAAATAATCAAGAGAAAACCAGCAATCAAAACTACCAGGCAAATAAAAGTGTAGATCAAGAAAATAATTATGATCACAAAATCCAAAGAAATGAAATATTAGGAAGGTACAAGATTAGTTTTACACAAGGTTCAGGTAATAAACCCAAAACATTTGCTTGTGAAAACGCTCAAACTACTCCCCAAAATCCTACTCCCAAGGGCAATAAATGGCATGATCCTGTAGACAATCCAATGTTATGTCTATATACACAGAATGGAAATTATAGACCCAGATATAATGTTTTTGGAACGGTTAGAAAAGAAAGAAGTAATCACAATCATCAGGGAATTGATATTCTTGCTTTACCTAGTTCAAATGTTTATGCTTGTGTTGATGCCTATGTTGAATTTATCAGTGTTCAACCAGGATATGGAAATGTAATTTGTCTAAAAGTTAAAGAACCTAAGGAATTTTTACAAAGAAAAAGAGAGATTAATTTGCAATATTCAAATATGGGAGAAATAGAAATAGGGCCTGGTTTTAGTTTTGATGGTGATTTTTATTTATTTTATGCTCATTTACAAGAAATAGATAAATCTCTAAAAGTCAAACAAGAAGTTACTTGTGGAAAAATTATTGGTAAGAATGGCACTAGCGGATACGGACAAACAAAAGACCCACATTTACACTTTGAAATTAAAAGTTCTACAAGCGGAGGGGGACTAAGCAATCGATGTCACCCTGGTATTTTTGTATACTATAAAGATGAAAATACAATGTCAGAAACAGAAAAAAACTATCAAAAAGAAGTAGCACAAAAATTTTGGGATTAA
- a CDS encoding HAD family hydrolase: MNYKNLIFDLDGTLWDSRATIIKIWNDVLSKHQLIQQELKPDDMNQYMGLLAHDILKDMLPGISDLQIEELLSEVVAQENKILRIQGGILYPGVEDTLKSLANTHNLFIVSNCQDGYIESFLEYYQFNTLFVDFESHGRTQKTKSENIHFLMERNGLSIEDSIYIGDTQTDYDSAASNELPFIFCDYGFGKLSKPHEAQVSTLSDLKNYI; the protein is encoded by the coding sequence TTGAATTATAAAAACTTAATTTTCGATCTGGACGGAACTTTATGGGATTCCAGAGCAACGATTATCAAAATATGGAATGATGTTTTAAGTAAGCATCAACTGATACAACAGGAACTGAAACCTGATGATATGAATCAATATATGGGTTTACTGGCTCATGATATTCTGAAGGATATGCTTCCGGGAATTTCAGACCTTCAGATTGAGGAACTCCTTTCTGAAGTAGTAGCCCAGGAAAATAAAATACTGCGTATACAAGGCGGCATTCTTTATCCAGGTGTTGAGGATACATTGAAAAGTCTGGCCAATACCCACAATCTTTTTATTGTAAGCAATTGCCAGGATGGATATATTGAGTCTTTTTTAGAATATTACCAGTTTAATACTCTATTTGTAGACTTTGAATCTCATGGACGCACACAAAAGACAAAGTCAGAAAACATACATTTCCTTATGGAAAGAAATGGTCTATCCATCGAAGATTCTATATACATTGGGGATACTCAGACGGATTATGATTCTGCTGCTTCCAACGAATTGCCTTTTATTTTTTGTGACTATGGTTTTGGAAAACTTTCCAAACCGCATGAAGCCCAGGTTTCAACATTGTCTGATTTAAAGAATTATATTTAA